Below is a genomic region from Brassica rapa cultivar Chiifu-401-42 chromosome A08, CAAS_Brap_v3.01, whole genome shotgun sequence.
ACAAAAAATTGTGAGGGTATTTCGATTTAAAATTAGCTACGGCTGGTAAGAGATGACTGAGTTGGGCTGCATTTACCAAAGTCAAGAACAAATCCATTGTGATTCTCATGCGGAGGTAGTCAGAGATAGTGCTCAAGAATGCACAACTTATCTGCCAAAATCAAGAAAGAATGCGCTGTGATTCTCGTGCTGAGGTAGTCGGAGATAGGGCTCAAGAATGCAcaatttttgttataactaaaaatgaaattcaaatttataattaaaattgatttgatattaatatctttttgattattaatattttttaaaatgttatatatttgattgattaatttaaataatcaaatatgtcatattaattaattaaatagttCTACTATGACTTGTCAACaatagataaaaatagaaattctaTTTAagtgaaataataataataatttctttCATTTATGACTTATCAACAATAGATAAaagggcaattctctcaaatagatttttttttttaatttgtcacaaaaatagaccccaaaaactaaaatgacaaaaatagaattttttattttaaaaatttaattttttttaatttttaaaatttgaaatcttatccccaaaaccccactcctcaactctaaactctaaaccctaaatcttaaaccctaaactccacTCCTTTACTTTAAACCCTaatgtctagattaattaaccctaagagtataagtgtatatttacttcttttgataaaacatttataattaattaattaattaaatagtaGATTCTTTAGAATTAAAATGACAAGGTGTAGAAAAAGGTAGAATCGCCAAGTTATATACTAATTCTATGTTTTTTTAGAATAAACTCGTTTagtgaaataataataataatttctttCATTTATGATCCAGTCTTGTGTTTTGAGCGcatacacaaaaacaaaaaaattgctCATGAACTACTCAAATAGATtttgatgtctttttttttttttttgctaaatagattttgatgtttttatatttttatattcttttataAATGCTCTGACGCATAAATCCGGTGTTCATGAGTTTAGTTTAGGGCCAGCTGATTTTATCTGCAAGAAGAATTATTTTGGAGCTATATATTTGGTAACTGTGAAATACGATTTAGATGGTTATCTCACAACTCAAATATAACAAATTTGACCTACCATCTAGATGATTATTACATGATGCTTAAAATGAAGTATATTTGATTGTTAGACGTCACATTAATATCACCCCTAAACTTTAAAAAGATTAGATACTTTCTTAATTTGATTAACATTTACAGAGCAAGAGACATGTCCATATATCACTGTCACTTAGTGAGCTGGAGAGGAAAGGAGCAGCAACCTGACGAGGACTTTTCCTAAACACATAATCTAAGCTTTACAGATCCACACATCACTCATGATGAGCTGGAGACGAAAGGCACGCATTAGTGGCAGTGACCAGAAGGACCCGTGTTCGAACTCCCTCAAAATAAACATCGTTTCTTTGTTACTTTCTCGACAACATCTCGAGATCTGAAACCTGATCCCTACCTTTTTCATTTCCCCTTCTCAAAAGTCGCGGCCTTTGAATAGTGTTCCTCTCTCATCAAATCTCAGTTTTCAAGTGTTGACTCATTTCAAGATCTGGCTTATGTCATTATTCCCTTTATAaagctttcttctttctttctttttttaatccCTTCCAGCTAGTAATACCGTAGTAGGTAACTTTTGGGTGGTCTTACTTGCTTTTCAGCAAAAAAAGCTGTCAACTTTCTTCTTGTCTTTGGGGATCTGAGCATCTCAGAAGCTTATATGGGAAATGGGTTTCTCGAAAGCATGATGCTTTCGCTGCCACTTGTAATCTCTTGCTGAAGACGAAGCAATGTGTAGGTAGGATGCAGAGTAGTTTATAGTTAGGTAGCTCATGAGTTCATTGGTACTTGGAGGACTCAAGATGATTGACCAGTTCATCAACTTTGTTATTCGCCCTCCCAGGTACCTTTTGCTTCTCTAAAGTCTCAACCTTTTCTTGCATTCAACTGATTGGTAGCTGTTGGAACAGGGCTGAGTATGATCCTGATCAGTATTTGTGGGAGAAGGACTTTAGCATCGGTGGCACAAAGTGTAAAAGGCAAGACTTGGAGGCAAGTATGATGTGCAAAACCAGTTACTGTTCTCTTCAATTAGTGGTTTCCTCATGTGGCTAATCTTAAAGGTCTTATGTTTTTTCTCTGAAGTAGCTTACAAATTCAAGGGGTCACACCTTGCGTTGCAGTCACTACAttccttcatcttctttggAGAATACTACTCCTCTTCCTTGCGTTATATACTGCCATGGTAATAGGTACATAACTAAAGACTTTGCACACTCCTCTTCTTGGGAATGAATATTTGATGAATAAGAACTTCCATTTGATCAGTGGATGTAGGGCAGATGCAAATGAGGCAGCAATGGTTCTTCTTCCATCTAACATTACTGTTTTCACACTTGACTTCTCCGGTTCTGGCTTATCTGATGGTGATTATGTTAGCCTTGGCTGGCATGAGGTGTGTTTTCCTTGTTCTTACTTACTTCCATAGccttctctttctcttccaAATAGTTACACTAACCTTTTGCCTGTTAAACTTAAGCTAGAAAGATGATCTCAAGACTGTGGTTTCTTACCTGAGAAGCAGCAATCAGGTGTCTCGTATTGGACTTTGGGGACGGTCTATGGGTGCAGTTACCAGGTTACTTCTTGAACTAGCTCTTAATGTCTCATCAGCTTTCTTAATGTCTGTGATCTGGAATGTGTTCCTTGTGTGGCTCTCTTCATCATTTAATGAAGTTGTTAATGAAATGTGCAGCCTTCTCTATGGAGCAGAAGATCCTTCAATTGCTGGAATGGTCTTAGACAGTGCATTCTCAAACTTATTTGATCTTATGATGGAACTAGTGGATGTTTACAAGATCAGACTTCCTAAATTCACAGTATGCTCTCTTTTTCCCCCAAGTCATATTCTTCATTGCTTATATCTTCACATGGCTACAAGAGTCCAAGAAGATAGTTCCCTCTCTTATCCCTTCCAATGATGATAGCATACTGTAGACATTCTGAAACTCTTATCTCACTTTTCAATCAGGTTAAAGTGGCTGTACAGTACATGCGGCGAGTAATTCAGAAAAAGGCCAAGTTTAATATCATGGATCTCAATTGTCTCAAGGTGTTATTTAGTTACCTCTTTCTATATTCTTATTCAACATTTGCTCCAAATAATCTTAGCATGAGCTTTTCGATTTCTGTTCCCCCAGGTTTCACCAAAGACTTTTATTCCAGCTTTGTTTGGGCATGCAAGCGGAGACAAATTCATCCAACCTCATCACTCTGACCACATTCTCAAGTGCTATGCGGTTAGATCAAAGTTGCTATCTTTTTTGCATTCATGTCAGTGTTGTTTTTAATGTTATGTAGTAATCTTATAATGCAGGGAGACAAAaacatcatcaagtttgatggTGATCACAACTCCTCACGGCCGCAGTTTTATTATGATTCAGTGTTAATATTCTTCTACAATGTTCTACGCCCGCCTCAAGTTTCTTCAGCTTGCTCATCTAAACTTGAAAGTTATAGCGCTGCTGGTTTGGACGAGGTAGTTTGCACTCCTCCTCTGGATCAAGCAATCCAAATATCATGTCTGTTTATATGTCTACACTTAGATAGTATATAAACATAAAGATCTTGCCTAGACATTCTACTCGAGTCACTTACAAGGTAGCTCAAAATAGATGAGGGTTAAGAACTTGTGGTCACACAGCATTATGGATTAATCTCAATTACAGTTAGCATGGTGAAATATGATGCACATGAATCTAACTGCTTGGTTTTTCCTTGTACTGCCAGAATTTTCTGTATGAGATCATCTCTGGGCTTCGTTCGGCATGTATCGATGTTgcaagttcttcttcttctgcaccTCCTGCCTCTCTAACAACAAAGCCAACAAATGAGCTCATCTCAGAAGCCATGCCCATTATGGATACTGTATATTTTCTGTTgcatgaatttttattttcttttgctttgatTATTCCTTTTGATAAATCAAATCATTAATGAAACAGGATGACTTGCTTGTAGCAGACAATGATCAGAACATTGATGAACCTGAGGTAACTGGAGCATGTGGAAACacacaattaatatatatatatatatatgatgactTAGAGCTCCTTTTAAATGGAGTCCCTCAAGTGTTAGCCTTTATGAACCTTGCTGACATTATAGGTTTTGACTGTTGTTATTTGGCAGGGGATGCCTATTGATCAGTTTGAAGAAGGATGTTCATTCACAAGCTCTAACAGGGAAAGCTGGGGTAGATGCTCTTCACTAGGAGGctctgaagaagatgagagcTTGGCTGTCGGCGAGGGTGATCAGGTTAATGTTCTTTGAATCTTATACGAAGATGTTTGGATAGTTTCTGATTCATGCCTTCCAGGTCGAGAAAGCTGATATTGGAAACACAGAACAGAAGCCAATAGAGTCCACTAgacaacaagaagaagaagaaaaagaagagaggaaggagaagaaaatgaagaaaggAGTTGAAACAGATGCAAAGAAGCCTAAACGAGAGAAACTGGAAAGGTTAGAGGCTTTCAGCAAAAGACTCAGGCTTGGCATCATAAAGCGAGTAAACCATGGAAGACACCGTTCTTCGCAACCTTAACAACAAAGTTCAACAAAATACTctaaatttgttatatatgttCTCTGCATCTTGCCATGTACACATGCAGCAAATCAAATATGTACTACCGTATCGATTGTCATTGCAAATGGACTACATTCCTAATCATATCCTTAGATAATCAAACACACTTCTTttagataaattaataatccGTCCCGAGCTTCACCAGAACACAAGTCACCAAATCGAAAATAAAATGGATTTACAACAGTAGAAAAAAGAATCACAGAAGTTTTTGTTCACATCATTATGTGATGATTGTTTTATACGTGATGATATAGACACACCATTATTAATAGATTAGCCGCAGCAACCTCCTTGCGGTGTGGATCCGTCTCTACCACCTGATGGCCCAGGGATTCCTCCATATCCAACTTTAATTCCGTACGACTCATTTGACACATCAAACACaccatcttcaatcttcttGTATATTGTTGCCGCTGTCTTAATAAATGCCTGGCAAAATTTTAAAAGCACCAACAAATCATGATTAGTAGTTCTACTCGTGTGTGAATAGTAGGGAGAGTTATTCTATAAGTTATGCCTAAATCTAATTCTGGTATTATATGTTGATACTTCTCATATATGAGAGGTTTACATTGGAGACTAGAGAAAGCATGTGGGTAACAAAACGCTCGTATACCTCTTCAACGTTCTGAGCAGTCTTGGCAGAGGCCTCCATGAAAATAAGACCGTGCTCCTTTGCAAACTGCTCACCTTCCTCTGTGGTGACTGCCCTTCGGCTGGAAAGATCACACTTATTCCCAATGAGCATAATGGTCATATTAGCGTTAGCATGCTGCCTTGCATCCTCTAGCCAGCTGGCTAGATGGTTAAATGTCTCCCTCCTGCAAAAATACAGCTGAAGTCATTATTATTATGTCAAGAGATGATGCTCAACTTCTAAAAAAATGCTTTCATAATCAAAGTCAGTTCATGATgagaagaagattaaaaacGGACCTAGTGATATCGTAGACAAGCAAAGCCCCTGCAGCACCTCTATAGTAGGATCTTGTAATAGACCTAAATGATTCTTGACCAGCCTGCAAGAATATAAAGATGATGGGGAACAAATCAAACACCAATGATATTTCATGAAAAAGGAGATTCAAGGCTTAAAGAGGAGGAGGACGAGAGTACGGTATCCCAGATCTGGAGTTTGAGGGGCTTGTTGTCGATGGTGATCATCCTAGCCCCAAACTCAACACCGATGGTGAGATCATGCACCGGCTGAAACCTCTTGTCCGTGAACTGAAGCAGAAGGCATGATTTCCCCACTCCTGATACACAAACCAATCATCTCAATTCCTAATGAACTAGATTCAGATCAATCATTGAATAGGTCACAGTGATCTCAATGGATTTGAAACGAAAGGAAGACGAAGGAGTTACGTTACCAGTATCGCCGATGATGATATACTTGAAGAGATAAGCGTAAGACATTGGAGCTGAATAAATCGAAAAATCACGATGAAGACGAGAATTGTAGAGaatctctttcttctctctctgtaCAGACGGGAATTTGTTAATTTCCAGCAAATCCAACGAAGCATCAACCTGTGTATTATTACCCGCTCTATACAAACTTTATGGCGTTTCCGAATTTAGTAATCGCACTGCGTGACGCTATTTTGAATGAAAGACATCATGCAGTCtcttcaccaaaaaaaaaaagaaaaagagaagaattTTGAGGGTTGAATACTCAATAGgagaagttacaaaaaaaaaaaagaatactcaATAGGAGCTGTGAGTGGTCAAAGACTCAAAggtcaaaaatataaaactctTAAGGAAAAAGCAGCTTTGCAGTTTAAACTAAGACTAGATTCTAACCTGCGCTAAAGCGTGGAAATTGATttgtaaaatttttatttttatttttttgtatataatatatgtatataatatgtatataatttttgtatataattttgtgtaatatttatatatagtatatctAGTTTTTCAATGCTGTTATAATTTGTGTTGTACATGTTGTTAATTTGTATTGAATCTTGTGTCATTTTTAGTATAATAGTTTGACTTGGATCACTTTAAACTTACATttgttaaatttaaaatatttatttttttaaataaaaaattattatataattttaacaacTTTATACGATGTGCTTATAACTAATCATAATTagtttgttaaaaatattaacataCATATAGATTTGATTAAATCTAATCTAAATAtgatttgaataatatatatggAATCTGAATGTAGTTGGGAAGGTGATAAATATTAAGGTCGGAATAACATGATATTTGTTAGAGAATATtcatctatttaaaaaaaatagattaaggAAAAGTAACAAAAAATGTGTTGTTCTTGGTGGATTTCTTGTTTGCAATACACGTAATCTTGGAGAAACATGTATGAATTGTATACATGTATGAATCGTATTCTGTTATATGATGCATGTGAAGAGTAATTAATGATTAAATTTTAGATGAAGGTGAAGTTAGTGATATGAACAGAAGCAAACACAGTTTTGTCTACAAACATGACGTCCATATAGAATGAGTATTGAAGAAACATCTAATATATATGACTAAAGGCTAGATGCAGGTGAAATTGGTGATATGAACATAAGCATACACGGTTTTGTACTGAAGACACAATTATAAATGAGTCGTGTATTGATTAGTATAAGGGTGGTTTTGTTTTGTATGATATATTTCTATTAAGAGATAACCaaagttattttaaatatgaaactGATTAAATTTCGGTTAAGTTTAAGTAGGTATGTTCCATTTATAAAGTAGTGTGATATATTCTAGTAATATTTATGAAAGAGGCCAAAACTTAAATGACAACTTCaagtagtagataaaaatagatccgtaaattaatagattagatgcaCGTAAAATGGTGAATTGTTTGTGTTGAAGCTTTATCCAGTTATCTTTTAAGAACTCAGATTGTAGAATTGGATTTTTAATTGGTGCATAATGCAGTGAGCTCAGGTCGATTGATGTGGGTTCATAGAAATTGTAATTGGTAACTTGGTGCAATCATATTATAAGTGAATAGTGTAGTACaccctttaaaaaaatatagaaaaataacatatataatttatctatactctttttaattgttttataaatcatttttaacaCACAATAAACTAATCGCTCACCTCCTTTGGTTTACCCTTCTTCATTGCTCTGACTTCCCTCCAAGTGAGTTATCGGCATAACCAACCGCTTAGTTGCAATCTTCCTCAACATCTCCTCCTTATCATGCTCATCTAAGCCGATAATAATATTCCTGGCTTTGAAAATATGAAGTGTGTAATGCTTGTACTTCTCTATTTGAGATATAATATACAACTAGAAGTATATGAGTCCAAATATTAATGAAACATGGTCATTCCAGTTGCGAGATGATGCGGACACATCTCAATACAGTATAACCAACTACTTAGTTGCAATCTTCCTCAGCCTCGCTTCACGTTTAAGCATCAACATATCCTCCTTATCATGCTCACCTAAACCGATATTATATTCCTGACTTAATTTGAAAATATGACGTGTGTAATGCTTGTATACTTTGATAATAATATACAACTAGAAGAATGAGTCCAAATATTAATGAAACATGGTCATTCCAGTTGCGAGATGATGCGAACACATCTCAATACAGTAAGTTGCAATCTTCCTCAGCCCCGCTTCACGTTTAAGCCTCAACATCTCCTCCTTATCATGCTCTCATCTAAGCCGATAATAATGTTCCTGACTTTGAAAATATGAAATGTGTAATGCTTGTACTTCTCTATTTGAGATATAATATACAACTAGAAGAATGAGTCCAAATATTAATGAAACATGGTCATTCCAATTGCGAGATGATGCAGACACATCTCAATACAGTATGTTTTCTATTCTCttcttattaatataaatatactttaattattttatattgataCATGTGAAGACACTACATGGAATTAAGCGCTTGAAGTCCAACTTTGATGAAGATATTAATTCTGAATTGTTTGAGATTTTCTATGTTCATCCTTACCTAAGCTGTGCATTTTTTTGAGAATGCACTGTGATTCTCCTGCGACGTTACTCCGACATAGTGCTTGAAAGCTCTACAAGCCTGCGTCACCACCTACGGAAGACATGAAGAGATCAGTATTACATACTTCGTTTTCCCGTCTGCGAAAGAGATATTCATTGTGACTAAAATCACATAAGTCTCCCTTTAGACATATCCTGCAGCCACCGTAATAATAAACATATCCCGCGGCCACCGTATTAATGATTACACAACGGCTTCAGCTTCATCATGGTTTTGTATTAGAGAATGAAATGGTTATTGgtaaaattatttaaacttttatactcttttaaattgttttataaactattttttcaaCACATACTAAGCTATTTAGTTAAAGAAATGTTGAAGTAAACAAGTTGCCAACCAAATCTTACTTATAGAAGTCAGCCTAAAACTTTTTAATTAAACCTTGTCATATCtaaaaagaacataaaataaGCATCACATAATAACTAACCAGTGTAAATACTAACAATTCACCTCTTTGGCTTAATTTCTTCATTGCTCTGACTACTCTCCAAGTGAGTCATCAGCATAGCCAGCTGCCTAGCTGCAATCTTCATCAACATTGCTTCACGTTTAAGCCTTAACATCTACTCATTATCATGCTCATCCAAGCCCATAATCATGTTCCTGAAGTGTGCAATGCATGTACATCTCTATTTGTGATATAATACACAATcatgttttcaattttcttttggttaatTGTGTCATTATATCTTACCGTTAGCAAGTTAAAAACATCTTTCATATATACAATCTTGCATCCGAGAAGTCATCTTTTTGTGAACGTCACATTACCTTCAATGTGTAAGATTTAAAATTCTCACACTATACTAGATCAAAGTTTTGTAATTTTCACCGCTAATTAAACTTCCTTTATACGtaaataatacacaaattttTGTTACATTTGAGAACAAAGAGAGCTACATCAATATAAACGTATTATTTACATCTGTAAAAGATTAGGAGACCAATTTCTGCAAGGTTTTGAGGATATGATTTTAATGTtacacactacaagaaaacacaacatTAACGACGGCGAAATTCGTAGTAAGTTCGTCGTAAAATCAGTTTTACGAGGAACTAGCGAGGAAACACGTTTCGTCGTTATTTGTTCGTCGTAACGCATATTTCCttgctaattcgtcgtaaactaACGAGAaaacatttcctcgtaaagacgAAGCAAAGTAttcgtcgtaaaaaccacgtaacCCTTCCACGTAAGGGGGACGCtatatttcctcgtaaataccttgaaaacatttcctcgtaaataacaCGTAAATGTTTCCACGTCAAATACTCGTTAATCTTTCCTCGTAGTGTTGACGTAAATATtttactcgttaattcctcgtaaaatTTCCACGTAAGGTTGTCGTAatttagctacgaatttactttgagtttatattttccagattaaaaaaaaacaatgtatttaattatttaataaaaatctaatttaaaaagaatattaaatacgaaaataatttatacataaataatttttgaatttataatacaaccattgaaaaaaaaaaaaactaagggtCGTTCATCCCCGGTAGAATTCCTCACTCCTCCTCTCTACATCCGCGTCGGCATGTGTGACGGATGATGATTCGCCTAAAATTAACATCAACAATAATTAACAAATTCTATAAATCTAACTAAGTTCTCTACATtaaccacctaatcaacactaattaacataaaatccgtaaaactatctaaatttcctacactaaccacctaatctacctaaactaatcaaattagAGAGGAAATAGAGAGCGTACCATAGCTACAAAAGGGAGAGGAAGTTGAGACGAAATGGGAAGTGAGAACTCGCGTGTATATATAGGAAATTATGAAATGTCGTAAATTCCTCGTAAAGTTACGAGGAACTCGTGAGGCCCGTGTTTTTATTTACGAGGAACTCGCGAGGTCCATGTTTCGTTTCCTCGTAACATCGTCGttaatttacgaggaattagcgaggcccGCTTTTATTTTTACGAGGAATGAACGAGGCCCGCATTTTTTtattacgaggtctttacgacgatttctgcttacgtggaattaacgagtgccacgttctttatttttaagaatcgTCGTAAGTTCCTcgttaatttacgaggaaataactaCGTTtatgtttaaatccctaaaatccgaaaccccaaaccccttcttccttatcttccttatcttctacttcatatattccaaaccccaaccCCATCCTCCCTTTAACCTCAATCTCTTCTATCCATTCCAAACCCCAAATTCTgaaaccacaattccttaactaataatctcaatctcttctttctaattcaaaccccattacaaaaattaaattatataaatagatttcCATGATTAAATCCATCAAATCACATGCATTAAATCTgaaaatcaatcatattaaaacacaaatacatcaatcagatacatcgacattctcgtcattactagaaacatcatcattttcattaaactcgtcttcaacagcttcgtccGTGGCATCGTCAGTAATATCTTCGTACTcatgattatgcggatcaatgagaaggatgtcatcaatttgtTGTTCAGGTACCTCAACTTCAtctatctgttcttcttgcaatggtggttcttctccactgatgatttgtccacgaggtgta
It encodes:
- the LOC103833996 gene encoding uncharacterized protein LOC103833996 isoform X1 codes for the protein MSSLVLGGLKMIDQFINFVIRPPRAEYDPDQYLWEKDFSIGGTKCKRQDLELTNSRGHTLRCSHYIPSSSLENTTPLPCVIYCHGNSGCRADANEAAMVLLPSNITVFTLDFSGSGLSDGDYVSLGWHEKDDLKTVVSYLRSSNQVSRIGLWGRSMGAVTSLLYGAEDPSIAGMVLDSAFSNLFDLMMELVDVYKIRLPKFTVKVAVQYMRRVIQKKAKFNIMDLNCLKVSPKTFIPALFGHASGDKFIQPHHSDHILKCYAGDKNIIKFDGDHNSSRPQFYYDSVLIFFYNVLRPPQVSSACSSKLESYSAAGLDENFLYEIISGLRSACIDVASSSSSAPPASLTTKPTNELISEAMPIMDTDDLLVADNDQNIDEPEGMPIDQFEEGCSFTSSNRESWGRCSSLGGSEEDESLAVGEGDQVEKADIGNTEQKPIESTRQQEEEEKEERKEKKMKKGVETDAKKPKREKLERLEAFSKRLRLGIIKRVNHGRHRSSQP
- the LOC103833996 gene encoding uncharacterized protein LOC103833996 isoform X3 — protein: MVLLPSNITVFTLDFSGSGLSDGDYVSLGWHEKDDLKTVVSYLRSSNQVSRIGLWGRSMGAVTSLLYGAEDPSIAGMVLDSAFSNLFDLMMELVDVYKIRLPKFTVKVAVQYMRRVIQKKAKFNIMDLNCLKVSPKTFIPALFGHASGDKFIQPHHSDHILKCYAGDKNIIKFDGDHNSSRPQFYYDSVLIFFYNVLRPPQVSSACSSKLESYSAAGLDENFLYEIISGLRSACIDVASSSSSAPPASLTTKPTNELISEAMPIMDTDDLLVADNDQNIDEPEGMPIDQFEEGCSFTSSNRESWGRCSSLGGSEEDESLAVGEGDQVEKADIGNTEQKPIESTRQQEEEEKEERKEKKMKKGVETDAKKPKREKLERLEAFSKRLRLGIIKRVNHGRHRSSQP
- the LOC103833995 gene encoding ras-related protein RABB1c; this translates as MSYAYLFKYIIIGDTGVGKSCLLLQFTDKRFQPVHDLTIGVEFGARMITIDNKPLKLQIWDTAGQESFRSITRSYYRGAAGALLVYDITRRETFNHLASWLEDARQHANANMTIMLIGNKCDLSSRRAVTTEEGEQFAKEHGLIFMEASAKTAQNVEEAFIKTAATIYKKIEDGVFDVSNESYGIKVGYGGIPGPSGGRDGSTPQGGCCG
- the LOC103833996 gene encoding uncharacterized protein LOC103833996 isoform X2 yields the protein MILISICGRRTLASVAQSVKGKTWRQLTNSRGHTLRCSHYIPSSSLENTTPLPCVIYCHGNSGCRADANEAAMVLLPSNITVFTLDFSGSGLSDGDYVSLGWHEKDDLKTVVSYLRSSNQVSRIGLWGRSMGAVTSLLYGAEDPSIAGMVLDSAFSNLFDLMMELVDVYKIRLPKFTVKVAVQYMRRVIQKKAKFNIMDLNCLKVSPKTFIPALFGHASGDKFIQPHHSDHILKCYAGDKNIIKFDGDHNSSRPQFYYDSVLIFFYNVLRPPQVSSACSSKLESYSAAGLDENFLYEIISGLRSACIDVASSSSSAPPASLTTKPTNELISEAMPIMDTDDLLVADNDQNIDEPEGMPIDQFEEGCSFTSSNRESWGRCSSLGGSEEDESLAVGEGDQVEKADIGNTEQKPIESTRQQEEEEKEERKEKKMKKGVETDAKKPKREKLERLEAFSKRLRLGIIKRVNHGRHRSSQP